ACCGATAATTTTACGCTTTTGCTCTGGATCAGATACACCTTTTAATTTTCCTAAGAAACGGTCTTGTGCGTCGACTTTAATGATGTTGATATTAAATCCTTTACCGAACGCTTCCATTACCATTTCCGCTTCACCTTTACGAAGTAAGCCGTGGTCTACAAAGATACATGTTAAGTTGTCGCCAATTGCCTTTTGCATAAGTACCGCAACAACTGATGAATCTACTCCACCACTCATCGCACAGATTACTTTTTTGTCGCCAACTTCTTCACGAATTTTCTCAACTTCGATGTCGATAAAGTTACCCATCGTCCATTCACCGTGACATTCACAAATATCTCTTACGAAGTTTTCGATGAATGTATCACCATTCTCTGTTGATTTTGATTCTGGGTGGAACTGAATACCGTAAATAGGTTTTGATTTATGCTGAATTGCTGCGTATTTTGAGTCTTTCGTACTTCCGATGATCTCATAGTCATCACCGATTGACGCCACTTCGTCGTGGTAACTCATCGCAACGTTAACTTCTTTGTCTAATCCTTTAAATAATGGACTTTCAGTATTAAGTTCAATCGTATCAACACCTGAAAATGCGTTGTCTAATGGTTTTACTTCTCCACCGTTATTGTATGCAATTAACTGCATACCATACGTGACACCGAGAACTGGTATTCCTAAGTCAAAAATACCTTTATCAACAGTATATGCATCTTCTTCGTATACTGATTTTGGTCCACCTGATAATACGATACCTTTAGGATTTAGTTCTTTAATTTCTTCTAAAGTAATACTTGGATTACGTAATTCACTATATACACCTAAATCACGAATACGACGTGTTAAAAGCATGTTATATTGACTACCGTAATCTATTACAATAATAAGTTCTTGTTCTTTTGCCATTTCCATAAGTTTATAGCCTCTCTCTTAAATAGAGTAGTTCGGAGCTTCTTTAGTAACTTGAACGTTATGTGGGTGACTTTCGATAAGTCCAGCTGACGTAATACGTGTGAATCGACTGTTTTCTCTTAATGCTTTAAGGTCTTTAGAGCCTGTGTAACCCATACCTGAACGTAATCCACCCATTAACTGATAAATTGTATCTGCTACAGGTCCTTTGTACTCTGTACGACCTTCGATACCTTCAGGAACGTATTTAGTCGCTTCTTTTTCATCTTGGAAGTAACGGTCACTTGAACCTTGTTCCATTGCACCGAGCGATCCCATACCACGATATGTTTTATAACGACGACCTTGGAACATTTCAATTTCACCTGGAGATTCTGTCGTACCTGCGAGTAAACTACCTAGCATTACGACATGTCCGCCTGCTGCTAAAGCTTTAACGATATCTCCTGATAATTTAATACCACCATCTGCGATGATTGATTTACCATGTTTACGTGCTTCAGTTGCACAGTCATAAATTGCAGTGATTTGTGGTACACCAACACCTGTAACGACACGCGTTGTACAAATAGATCCTGGTCCAATACCTACTTTAACTGCGTCAACACCCGCTTCAATTAAAGCTCTCGTACCTTCAGCTGTGGCAACGTTTCCTGCGATTACTTCGACTTCTGGATATTCTTCAACAATCTTTTTGATTGCGTTTAAAACGCCTGCTGAATGTCCGTGTGCTGTGTCGATAACTAAC
Above is a genomic segment from Nosocomiicoccus massiliensis containing:
- the guaA gene encoding glutamine-hydrolyzing GMP synthase translates to MEMAKEQELIIVIDYGSQYNMLLTRRIRDLGVYSELRNPSITLEEIKELNPKGIVLSGGPKSVYEEDAYTVDKGIFDLGIPVLGVTYGMQLIAYNNGGEVKPLDNAFSGVDTIELNTESPLFKGLDKEVNVAMSYHDEVASIGDDYEIIGSTKDSKYAAIQHKSKPIYGIQFHPESKSTENGDTFIENFVRDICECHGEWTMGNFIDIEVEKIREEVGDKKVICAMSGGVDSSVVAVLMQKAIGDNLTCIFVDHGLLRKGEAEMVMEAFGKGFNINIIKVDAQDRFLGKLKGVSDPEQKRKIIGNEFIYVFDDEAAKLKDIDYLAQGTIYSDVVESGSETSETIKSHHNVGGLPEDMEFKLIEPIATLFKDEVRQLGLELGIPEELVWRQPFPGPGLGIRVLGEVTEEKLEIVRETDYILRDEIQKAGLNKSIWQYFTILPGIRSVGVKDDKRTYDYTVGIRAVHSVDGMSSDFAKIDWDVLEKISKRMVKEVKNVNRVVYDITSKPPATIEWE